A stretch of Caldanaerobius polysaccharolyticus DSM 13641 DNA encodes these proteins:
- a CDS encoding MBL fold metallo-hydrolase: protein MKIKHIAHSCFYIEADGKRIVTDPFDSSLGFSMPEIYADIVTSSHGHFDHNYIEGIKGNPESVTTSGDHNVKGVDIVGVQVFHDKEKGAIRGINNVYVFKGLEGINVCHMGDLGHILSFDDLQAIGPVDVLMIPVGGYFTIEPDEAVYVTKQINPKIVIPMHYSSEETKKHKEYNLPIKPVDEFLNLIGDAQFMDELVISKGVLPEKMQVVVLKEQV, encoded by the coding sequence ATGAAAATTAAGCATATCGCTCACTCGTGTTTTTACATTGAGGCAGACGGTAAGAGGATCGTGACGGATCCTTTTGATAGCTCGCTAGGCTTTTCTATGCCCGAGATTTACGCTGACATCGTGACGTCAAGCCATGGCCATTTTGACCATAATTACATTGAAGGGATAAAAGGAAACCCTGAGTCTGTGACCACCTCTGGAGATCACAACGTCAAGGGCGTGGACATCGTGGGAGTACAGGTGTTTCACGATAAGGAAAAGGGTGCCATAAGAGGTATAAACAATGTATACGTGTTTAAGGGGCTGGAAGGCATCAACGTGTGCCATATGGGCGACTTAGGCCACATCTTATCCTTTGACGACCTGCAGGCTATAGGGCCTGTGGATGTGCTCATGATACCTGTAGGCGGCTACTTCACCATAGAACCGGACGAGGCGGTTTACGTAACCAAGCAGATAAACCCCAAGATAGTTATACCTATGCACTACAGCTCTGAAGAGACCAAAAAGCACAAGGAGTATAATCTTCCGATAAAGCCCGTAGACGAATTTTTAAATCTCATCGGAGACGCCCAGTTTATGGACGAATTGGTGATTTCAAAAGGCGTATTGCCAGAAAAGATGCAGGTAGTTGTGCTGAAAGAACAGGTATAG
- a CDS encoding S41 family peptidase, whose amino-acid sequence MKKYLLSILVIAFMIMSTVTGYAQANTSAAASGYGDSISFINDVMGFIQDYYPYDVSSDKLTVAAVKGMLQSLDPYSDYFTPDELIQFENQTSGTYTGIGIQIEQKGTYISVISVFKDSPAEKAGMKVGDYIVSIDGKSVSGMTLDQAAALLRGQEGTKVKLMVQRPGVNSLLTFEVIRSKIKINPVEYKVVDGVGYIRLSEFNENAGEFMGKAVQDLKARGIKAVVLDLRDNPGGLLSSAVDVARYFVPSGKIVSVVYKNAPSEVYYSYLTSVPFKLAVLINGNTASAAEILAGAIQDRKAGILIGTRTFGKGVVQTVISLDDGSAIKMTIARYLTPSGRDINGKGISPNIQVADPVVKEPLDTSWLAPFDYAPLKVGDRKLAVYALEQRLKVLGYYSGNMSDEFTLNTLKALNSYQKAKGIKATNVLDKNTYDAINKDIEALKNPVLVDNQLQYAVKYLKSLLRISK is encoded by the coding sequence ATGAAAAAGTATTTGTTGTCAATACTGGTAATAGCGTTTATGATCATGTCGACGGTAACTGGATATGCTCAAGCCAATACTTCTGCTGCCGCATCCGGTTATGGCGACAGCATTTCGTTTATAAACGATGTGATGGGGTTCATACAAGACTACTATCCCTACGATGTGAGCTCTGATAAGCTTACTGTTGCTGCTGTAAAGGGTATGCTTCAGAGCCTGGACCCCTACAGCGATTACTTTACGCCTGACGAACTGATTCAGTTTGAAAATCAGACCTCAGGCACCTACACGGGTATAGGGATACAGATAGAGCAGAAGGGCACCTATATATCGGTGATTTCGGTTTTTAAGGATTCGCCGGCGGAAAAAGCCGGGATGAAAGTAGGGGACTACATAGTCAGCATTGACGGCAAAAGCGTGTCGGGGATGACGCTGGACCAGGCGGCAGCGCTTTTAAGGGGACAGGAGGGCACCAAAGTAAAGCTGATGGTACAACGCCCGGGTGTCAACAGCCTTTTGACCTTTGAGGTTATAAGGAGCAAGATAAAAATAAACCCTGTGGAGTACAAGGTCGTAGACGGTGTGGGATATATAAGGCTAAGTGAATTTAACGAAAATGCCGGGGAATTTATGGGCAAAGCGGTGCAGGACCTTAAAGCCAGGGGGATAAAGGCAGTGGTGTTGGATTTGAGGGATAATCCAGGAGGGCTGCTTTCATCGGCTGTAGACGTGGCCAGGTATTTTGTGCCCTCGGGCAAAATCGTCTCGGTGGTTTATAAAAATGCGCCCTCTGAGGTGTACTATTCTTATTTGACCAGCGTGCCTTTTAAGCTGGCGGTTTTAATAAACGGCAATACGGCCAGTGCCGCTGAGATCCTGGCAGGGGCCATACAAGACAGGAAAGCAGGAATTCTTATTGGCACGAGAACCTTTGGCAAAGGCGTTGTCCAGACCGTGATTTCGCTAGATGACGGCAGCGCTATAAAGATGACTATTGCCAGGTATTTAACCCCTTCTGGCAGAGACATAAATGGGAAGGGCATAAGCCCCAACATACAGGTAGCTGATCCTGTGGTAAAAGAGCCATTAGACACTTCGTGGCTGGCTCCTTTTGATTACGCCCCTTTAAAGGTGGGTGATAGAAAGCTGGCTGTTTACGCTCTGGAGCAAAGGCTTAAGGTGCTGGGCTATTATAGCGGAAACATGAGCGATGAATTTACTTTAAACACCCTAAAAGCTTTAAACAGCTATCAAAAAGCAAAGGGAATAAAGGCTACCAATGTGTTGGATAAAAACACCTATGACGCTATAAATAAGGATATTGAAGCTTTGAAAAATCCGGTGTTGGTGGATAACCAGCTTCAGTATGCTGTAAAATATCTAAAATCTTTACTGAGGATTTCTAAGTAA